The genomic DNA TTAATTCCATTCAACGAATTTTAACGGGCTACGTTAAGGCGAACTTCGGTTATTCCGAGCAGAACTCCGAAACGCTTGCGACTTATATTCTTTATTACAATGCGATTCACAGAAAAGGCACTCCATACGTTAAACGTAAATATGGAGAGGAAGTAGTTAAGAATTTAACTCCTGATAAAATAGGTATCGCGAGACGATATAGTGAATGGCCGGATAAAACTCAGATTGTCATTCCGATAGTCGGCAATATTCTTTCCGAAGACGGTAAAGACGTTCATACGGACGAACTTGAAACCGAAGTAAACAAGGATCTGAATAAGAAGAAGGAAGGGCAAGATGACAAGAAGAAAATGGACGACCTTCAACGTAATAAGATCGAAGAAGAAAAAAGAAAGTTAGAAGAAAAGAAAGACGAGAATAAAAAGCAGCAGCAGCAAGCGGCCGAAAAAGAAAGAAAAGTCGAGAAAGAACTTCAAGAATTAAATAAGGATCCGGTTAAGAATAAAAAGCAGATCGTTCAGAAACAGGAAGAAAAAAAGCAGGTTCAGCAGCAACAACAGCAGGCCAAAAAGGAAGAACAACAGTTAAAGGAGAAAGAAAAGGAAATCGCGAAAAAAGAAGAAACGCGAAAATCGGATTCAAAATCCTCTTCCAGCGATTCGGCTAAATCCGATTCTAAAAAGGATTCTTCTGTCGCTTCCAACGATTCAAAAAAAGACGAAGCAAAGCCGGACGAGAAAAAGAGTAAAGAAGAACTTCAAAAAGAACTGAAGGACACTAAGAAGGAATTAGAGACTGTCAAAGAAGAGCAAAAGAAAAAAGAAGAATTTGATAAGAATGTCGTCGGCGGCAAGATTCTATTCTTAAAAACTCTTAAATATCTTTCTGATGGACATTACAGTAATGAACTGCACGTTTTGGACCCGGCAAACGACGATGAGATTTCCAAGGGAGAATTCAATAAGATATGCGGCAGAACTTTTGAAGTTGTTGACGGGAAGGCGCTCGTTGTCGGGTATGAGTCGGACCACTCAGCGGAGCATAAGCTAATTCTTATCGACCAAGATACGCTTAAGCCGGCGATTTGGTCTAAAGATTCGGTTTTCTGGCGCTCGCCGATGATTCTGAAAGGCGAGGAAGTATACGCGTTTGAAGAGCGAAACGGAAAGTATTTCTTGGCCCGATTCGATAAATCTCTAAAGAAACTGGCTGGAAGCGAAGAAGAGATTAGTCCGAATTCGAATGTTACTTTTTTCGGTGACAAAATTTATGTAACCGGTAAGGAAGAAGGCGCCGGGGCGACGCAGATCACCGTCTTTAACAAAGCCGATTTGAAGTTGATTAAAATGATCAAGCCTTGATCGGGAATTTAGCCCCGCCCTTTTTGGGCGGGGGCCGGATCGGCGGCACCTCGCGTGGCCGCTTGCTCCGCGAATATCAGTGATTCTTGTTCTTTGCAAGCCGTTTTTGAACGGATTTCAATGTAGGAGTTCCTACATTTGTTTTTTGCAATTGCTCTTGACAATGCGCGCCCTTTGTGTTAAGAAATTTCCTCTGTGAAACCGCCGCCATCCCCCACCCAGGAAGGGTGGGTATAGCCCCGATCATTTTCTTCCCAGCGGAGAATATAAGAAAAAAATTATCTCATCGAGGTGAGATCTCGGTAGGCTCGAACTACACCGTCGGCTAATGTTTTAGTAAAGGTCAGGGAGACTCTCGCTTTTTCGGATGCTATCATGACTTCGTGAGCGTCTACGCTGTTTGGATCGTAGACCATCTTTTGGGTAAGTTCGTCAGCTTCGACTTGAAGATCGTTAACCGACTTAAATGCATTTCTCATCGCTTCGGAAAAACTTTCAGCTACGTAATCGGGAGAAACCGATTCTTTAACGTCTTTATAATGTCGTTCGTCTTCTGCTTTAACGTTGACTTTATCTCCCTTTGGAGAAAGCGGAAAGCGAGATTCGGAATAACCCGAATTGTACGTGTACCAAAGCTTGGAATTAAAATCTACTTGCACGGTTTTCTCCTTTCACGGGTCTTTTATGCCCTTCCGATTTCCAGAGCTTTATTAAACATTGCTTTAGAGCCGGTGATCATTTGAACGTTCGCTTCATAAGACCGGGATGCCGAGATCATATCAGTCATTTCCGTTACTATATTAACGTTCGGCATTTCTACATATCCTTTTTTAGGACCGATCTGTATTGAATCCGGGTGAGTTGGGTCATAAACCAATCGTAAAGGAGACATGTCCTTTTCGATTTTCATTACTTTCACTCCTTTCCCTTCTCCCGGAGCGATTCCGAAAGGATAGACAGGACTTTTCCAACGGGTCCGTAAGTTTACCGGAGTTAGTATGACTCTATCTCTTCGAAACGGACCATCGCCGTTGGTATTACGAGTCGTAGTGGCATTAGCGATATTGTTTCCGATTACGTCCATGCGTAATCTTTGGGCTGAAAGGCCGGTCGCCGAAATGTTAATCGAAGTAAACAGTCCCATTTTCCTTTCCCTATTGTTCAGCTATGTCCCATCTACGGGAATTAAGCAAGCCTCATGACATTCTTTAAGTCGCGGTAGTTTGCATTGAGGCGATCTGCCATCAGCATATATTGCATTTGTGAATTGGAAGCGTCGACGACTTCCTTTTCGGGATCGACGTTGTTTCCGTCAGCTCTCATCGTTGTTAGATAGTCTATATTCGACTTTGGCTGTACTTGGCGGTAATCCAACGGAGTAAAAAAAGAAATATGCCGCTCGTCTTCGATTCGCGTAGGAATCGCCTTGGAAGCTTCGATTTTCTCCGATTCAAGCGCCCGCTTAATCATAGATTCGAAAAGCACCTCGCTTCTCTTGAAATGCGGAACATCCGCATTAGCAATATTATCAGAGATGACTTTACGCTTCAAGGTGGCGGCGTTCATCCCTCTTTCCAATAGGTCCTGGGTTTTCATGAAATGTGTTTTTTCAAACATAGTACTTTCCCAACTAAAATTTCGGTTGAATTCGGAATTTCCAAAAGATAAAAAAAGTATCTGGCGGAAATTTTCGGCGGAAAAATGGCAAAAAAAGGAAAATAATGAAAGATGGGCGACAATTCCGAGGTTATCGAGATCAAGCCGGAGCTAACAGCTCTCTTTAACGATTATTATGCCTTCCGAAACCAGCTAATGGATGCGATAGCGAAAAAACCAAAACGGATCGTGTTAAATTTGGGAAAAATTCCCGTGATGAATTCTATTTCGATTAGTTCGCTAGTTTGGTTCTGTAAAAACGCCCAATCCGACGGGATTGAGATCCAAATCCAAGAGATACACCCGGATCTGATGAGAACGTTCGAAGTTTTGAAAATCGACGAGTACTTTCAGCAAATTTAAAAAACCAAATCTCAATTCTACGGGATAAGTTCCCGCCGGTTCAGAAAGATCATTTCCTCCGCACGGCAGGTTACTTATTTCCGGTCTTCTATTCGGGATTTCGATTGACTCGCGAACTGCTGGTCTGACGGTCGTCGTTACGATGAAATTCCCTGGACAAGGGATTCGGTACAAGTAGCTTGGGCCCGATGAAAAAATTTATCCTCCTGCTTATGGCGCTTCCGATTTTGTGGAATTGTCATAAGGCGCTCCCCGAACAAATTTTAGGAATTTGGGAAAATACGAAGACTTGTACGCCGGAAGGGAGCTGCAAATTCCCGGTCACCACTCCTGGAGCGAAGCTTACGATTTTGCGAAACGGATTGGCACTCTATGGAGATCCTGAATTGCAGGGAGCCGAAAAAGGAAAAGAATTTCATATCGAATATGTGCTGCATGAAGCGGGAACTAAATCTAAAGCCCCCGAGTTAGCGTTTCGATTCTTAGATTTAGGTTTTGAAATTCGCTACGTAATTTCGAAGGTCAGCGACGTCGAAATGGAACTCTTCAATCCGGAAAAGAATAATACGGAAACCTATAAAAGGGTAGGTGTAAAATAAGAATGCCTCTCTCTTTCGGGAAGACGGTTCTGCTCGTAGTCGTTTTTGGATTAGTTACGCTTCAAGCGGAGGTAACCGGAGAAGAACCTCCGTCGGTAATTCCTGCTTCTCCCGAAGGAGAATTACCCCCTCCTCCGCCACCTACCGACCAATCCGAAATCTCCCGGCGTAAATATCAAATACTTGCTCTTAACACGGAGACTATCAATTTACTTCGGAGTAATAATTTAGTTCGTTCGCAGGCGAATATCGAAAGAATTAAGAAATTAGATCCAGATTGCTTGGAGTATTACTATTTAAATGGAGCATATTTATATGCGATTGGTCGCTATCCTCAATCTAAGAAATCCCTATTAAAGGCGGTTGAGATAAATCCGAGCCATGATCCGTCTTACTATCTGCTCGGTATGATTTTTGTACGTCGGAATAAATGGGAATCGTCCGTTCAATATTTTCAAAAAGCGGTCGAGTTAGCGAATTACAATCCTTTCTACCGATTGAATATGGCTATGGCATATTTTGAAACGGGCCAATATCTTCGCGCAAAATCCGAATCGGAAAAGGCGGTCGAATTGAAACCGAATTTTCGAAATGCGAAACTCATTTTACTTAAATCCGATTTTCTGCTCGGGAATAAAGCGAACGCTTTGACTTTATGCAAAGAATTCGCAAAAGAAGGCTTTCTCACGAAAGAATTCGCTTATATTTACGCCAGGCTAACTATGGACCTCGATAAGAATTTCCGTAAAGCGATTAAGTTATACAATCAATTCCCGGAGTTACCGTTTAATGAAAAACGATTTCTTGCTCACGCCTACTTTCACACGGATAATTTTCGGGCTTCCGCTAACGTTTATTCGACGATTCTTGGAACGAAAATTTTAAGCGAAGAAGACAAAGTGAATTATTTGCGCTCACTTGTTTTCATTAGAGACTATCGGAGACTTGAAACGTTTGTCGCCTCTTGGGTCCAGGAAGAACCGGACAAAAAAGTGAAAATCCAAGAGGCGTTGGATATTGCGGAATTGCTACGGGATAATGATCCGAAAATTTATCATATGTTACCTTCCCGGTCTCCTTATTAATTTAGCGTTTCTTTTTTCTTTGTTGGGAATCGTAAGAGATACGCGATAACAAGCAACCCGATCACAGCCATTCCGATTCGAACAGCGAGTACAGGAAGAAATATCGCGCTAAGTCCCATAGTCAGGATAATAGTTGAAACCGCTATTATTTTGGCCCGTAAAGGAATCGCCTTATGAATTCTCCAATCTCTAATGAATGATCCGAAATATCTATTATTCATTAACCAATTGTAAAATCTTTCGGAAGCCTTCGCATAGCAAGCGGCTGCGGCTAGAAGAAAAGGTGTAGTCGGAAGTCCCGGCACGAATACGCCCGTAATTCCTAATGCAACACATACCGTTCCAAGTATGATTAACAGTATTCGAATCAATTTGGATTTATGAGGTTGTACTTCGTGGCTGTAATCCTTGTATTCCTTTTTCATACTGGACCTTCTTCCTTTCTTTTTTGGGAAATCGATTCGAATTAATTTTTAAAAGTATCCTTGAATTGATCAAGAGAACTTTCCCGACAAATCTTCTTGAGTTTCCTTTTTGCGGCTTACCCCGATTTCAGCTTAAAACAAAAATGGGAGGATTTCTCCTCCCATTTTAACTAAGAACAAAACTTGCTATCGGATTATCAGGTATCTTTAAGAGCCGTTACGATTTCCTGAGTGGCTTTTTTGCCGTCTTGGAAATACATGAGGCAATTCTCTTTGATAAACAAAGGGTTTGGAACGCCTGCAAAACCGGGGCTTAAAGAACGTTTAATTACGATAATCGTTTTAGCCTTCTCAACATCCAAAATCGGCATTCCCGCAATCGGA from Leptospira fainei serovar Hurstbridge str. BUT 6 includes the following:
- a CDS encoding P83/100 family protein; protein product: MSRIRLTVLAIVLGSFATSLHAQSGPRLGETEVRSSGRVNFINRSAAKADEDTKGSNAKMGAALAESLKKDATNKASEEGVSAIRILPEDKKFGADIISLGKETEFGHINSIQRILTGYVKANFGYSEQNSETLATYILYYNAIHRKGTPYVKRKYGEEVVKNLTPDKIGIARRYSEWPDKTQIVIPIVGNILSEDGKDVHTDELETEVNKDLNKKKEGQDDKKKMDDLQRNKIEEEKRKLEEKKDENKKQQQQAAEKERKVEKELQELNKDPVKNKKQIVQKQEEKKQVQQQQQQAKKEEQQLKEKEKEIAKKEETRKSDSKSSSSDSAKSDSKKDSSVASNDSKKDEAKPDEKKSKEELQKELKDTKKELETVKEEQKKKEEFDKNVVGGKILFLKTLKYLSDGHYSNELHVLDPANDDEISKGEFNKICGRTFEVVDGKALVVGYESDHSAEHKLILIDQDTLKPAIWSKDSVFWRSPMILKGEEVYAFEERNGKYFLARFDKSLKKLAGSEEEISPNSNVTFFGDKIYVTGKEEGAGATQITVFNKADLKLIKMIKP
- the fliE gene encoding flagellar hook-basal body complex protein FliE, which gives rise to MQVDFNSKLWYTYNSGYSESRFPLSPKGDKVNVKAEDERHYKDVKESVSPDYVAESFSEAMRNAFKSVNDLQVEADELTQKMVYDPNSVDAHEVMIASEKARVSLTFTKTLADGVVRAYRDLTSMR
- the flgC gene encoding flagellar basal body rod protein FlgC, producing the protein MGLFTSINISATGLSAQRLRMDVIGNNIANATTTRNTNGDGPFRRDRVILTPVNLRTRWKSPVYPFGIAPGEGKGVKVMKIEKDMSPLRLVYDPTHPDSIQIGPKKGYVEMPNVNIVTEMTDMISASRSYEANVQMITGSKAMFNKALEIGRA
- the flgB gene encoding flagellar basal body rod protein FlgB; the encoded protein is MFEKTHFMKTQDLLERGMNAATLKRKVISDNIANADVPHFKRSEVLFESMIKRALESEKIEASKAIPTRIEDERHISFFTPLDYRQVQPKSNIDYLTTMRADGNNVDPEKEVVDASNSQMQYMLMADRLNANYRDLKNVMRLA
- a CDS encoding STAS domain-containing protein translates to MGDNSEVIEIKPELTALFNDYYAFRNQLMDAIAKKPKRIVLNLGKIPVMNSISISSLVWFCKNAQSDGIEIQIQEIHPDLMRTFEVLKIDEYFQQI
- a CDS encoding LIC10301 family lipoprotein gives rise to the protein MKKFILLLMALPILWNCHKALPEQILGIWENTKTCTPEGSCKFPVTTPGAKLTILRNGLALYGDPELQGAEKGKEFHIEYVLHEAGTKSKAPELAFRFLDLGFEIRYVISKVSDVEMELFNPEKNNTETYKRVGVK
- a CDS encoding tetratricopeptide repeat protein; translated protein: MPLSFGKTVLLVVVFGLVTLQAEVTGEEPPSVIPASPEGELPPPPPPTDQSEISRRKYQILALNTETINLLRSNNLVRSQANIERIKKLDPDCLEYYYLNGAYLYAIGRYPQSKKSLLKAVEINPSHDPSYYLLGMIFVRRNKWESSVQYFQKAVELANYNPFYRLNMAMAYFETGQYLRAKSESEKAVELKPNFRNAKLILLKSDFLLGNKANALTLCKEFAKEGFLTKEFAYIYARLTMDLDKNFRKAIKLYNQFPELPFNEKRFLAHAYFHTDNFRASANVYSTILGTKILSEEDKVNYLRSLVFIRDYRRLETFVASWVQEEPDKKVKIQEALDIAELLRDNDPKIYHMLPSRSPY
- a CDS encoding YbaN family protein, whose protein sequence is MKKEYKDYSHEVQPHKSKLIRILLIILGTVCVALGITGVFVPGLPTTPFLLAAAACYAKASERFYNWLMNNRYFGSFIRDWRIHKAIPLRAKIIAVSTIILTMGLSAIFLPVLAVRIGMAVIGLLVIAYLLRFPTKKKETLN